A genome region from Phoenix dactylifera cultivar Barhee BC4 chromosome 18, palm_55x_up_171113_PBpolish2nd_filt_p, whole genome shotgun sequence includes the following:
- the LOC103723261 gene encoding WUSCHEL-related homeobox 8-like yields MEWEMACAANNSDQSNRGEGEERRGGGEGMTDGVLYMKVMTDEQMEVLRRQISVYATICEQLVEMHKAVTAQQDSLAGMRLGRLYCDPLMTPGGHKITARQRWTPTPMQLQILESIFDQGNGTPSKQKIKDVTLELSQHGQISETNVYNWFQNRRARSKRKQSAALPNNTDSEVEADDESPSEKKPKSEKHTHESLPSRIDDISIHGTQMNPELRSIDLETNPRQGMYASNGISRSYGTLGQMPFYENALSNSRFDHLIGKMEIPRSFSPCQQGESYDLIG; encoded by the exons ATGGAGTGGGAGATGGCTTGTGCGGCTAATAATAGTGATCAGAGCAACaggggagagggggaggagaggaggggaggaggggaagggATGACGGACGGGGTGTTGTACATGAAGGTGATGACCGACGAGCAGATGGAGGTGCTCCGCCGCCAGATTTCCGTCTACGCCACCATCTGCGAGCAGCTCGTCGAGATGCACAAGGCCGTCACTGCGCAGCAGGACTCCCTCGCAG GAATGAGACTGGGGAGACTGTACTGTGATCCTCTGATGACACCTGGGGGCCACAAGATCACTGCAAGGCAGCGGTGGACTCCAACACCCATGCAGCTACAAATTCTTGAGAGCATATTTGATCAAGGCAATGGGACTCCAAGCAAGCAGAAGATAAAAGATGTTACTCTTGAACTGTCACAGCATGGTCAGATCTCTGAAACAAATGTCTATAACTGGTTCCAGAATAGAAGGGCACGGTCAAAGCGGAAGCAGAGTGCTGCATTACCAAATAATACCGATTCCGAAGTAGAGGCAGATGATGAATCCCCAAGTGAAAAGAAGCCGAAGTCAGAGAAACATACCCATGAAAGCCTGCCTTCAAGAATAGATGATATCTCCATTCATGGAACACAAATGAACCCTGAGTTGCGTTCTATAGATCTGGAGACCAATCCAAGACAGGGCATGTATGCATCAAATGGCATTTCAAGGTCTTATGGCACTTTAGGCCAAATGCCTTTCTATGAGAATGCTCTATCAAACTCAA GATTTGATCACTTGATTGGGAAGATGGAAATTCCTCGAAGTTTTAGTCCTTGTCAACAAGGAGAGAGCTACGACTTGATTGGGTAA
- the LOC103723255 gene encoding DNA-binding protein MNB1B-like, translating into MKGGKSKADTSKKSDAKLSTKRKGVEKATKTAKKVKAGKDPNKPKRPPSAFFVFMEEFRKQFKEKNPNNKLVSVVGKAGGDKWKSLSEAEKAPYVARANKLKSEYTKNIAAYNNKMSEGPHNRADEEEESDKSKSEVNDEDEEGSEEEEEEEE; encoded by the exons ATGAAAGGAGGGAAGTCGAAGGCCGACACGTCGAAGAAGTCCGATGCCAA GCTCTCGACGAAGAGGAAGGGGGTGGAGAAGGCTACGAAAACGGCGAAGAAGGTGAAGGCCGGCAAGGACCCGAACAAGCCGAAGAGGCCGCCCAGCGCCTTCTTTGTCTTCAT GGAGGAGTTCAGGAAGCAGTTCAAGGAGAAGAACCCGAATAACAAGCTAGTCTCCGTG GTCGGCAAAGCCGGAGGTGATAAGTGGAAATCCCTGTCTGAAGCT GAGAAGGCTCCCTACGTGGCCAGGGCGAACAAGCTGAAGTCAGAGTACACGAAGAACATTGCCGCGTACAATAACAAAATG TCCGAGGGACCACACAATAGGGCTGACGAGGAAGAAGAATCCGACAAGTCCAAGTCCGAGGTGAACGATGAGGACGAAGAAGGGAGCGAAGAG gaagaggaggaagaggagtag
- the LOC103723269 gene encoding uncharacterized protein LOC103723269: MDSFDLNTRLPPRKRLLAGLKKEVCDCDFLFPFPFISSDLSARLRDIINSATSSPDEIIEAIKSVALATAEVAAAARATAMEKAAAAVKAKTAAKNALGLLDYISRSETARKGCPAKTKARKKHVAVKLLYRIKQPAGSQETDEELARRLHRAMNSSPRISCNKQKKLCGSGKEEVPKGSAVSNGNSTASCDKVVQFNNGHSVDNLEEKIVVCSKNDLFEREEDESGCSLEKHHHRSMDKGSSGGKKVKIKQKKLPLSQCNARDQGESKEAPSFVDHSVTEESELDHVERHSSFNNAKQSDDGQFSMIITSTWKCKKLKMSQCSSDSKILHALCSNPSPTKPSGMVKVD, from the coding sequence ATGGATTCTTTTGATCTCAACACCCGCTTGCCTCCTCGGAAGCGACTACTTGCCGGGCTAAAGAAGGAGGTCTGTGATTGTGATTTCttgtttccttttcctttcattTCTAGTGATCTCAGTGCCCGTCTCCGTGATATTATCAACTCGGCCACTTCTTCGCCAGATGAGATCATTGAGGCGATCAAGTCAGTAGCTTTGGCCACTGCTGaggttgctgctgctgcaagagcTACTGCAATGGAAAAAGCGGCTGCAGCTGTGAAGGCCAAGACTGCTGCCAAGAATGCCTTAGGGTTACTAGATTATATTTCAAGGAGTGAAACTGCCCGAAAGGGTTGCCCGGCCAAAACCAAAGCACGAAAGAAACACGTGGCAGTCAAGCTCTTGTATAGGATTAAACAGCCTGCAGGGAGCCAAGAAACTGATGAAGAATTGGCCCGGAGGTTGCATCGAGCTATGAACAGTTCCCCAAGAATTTCATGCAATAAACAGAAGAAGCTTTGTGGTTCTGGGAAAGAGGAGGTTCCTAAGGGTAGTGCTGTGTCCAATGGAAACTCAACTGCTTCATGTGATAAAGTTGTTCAGTTCAATAATGGACATTCTGTAGATAACTTGGAGGAAAAGATTGTGGTGTGTTCCAAAAATGACCTTTTTGAGAGGGAAGAGGATGAATCTGGCTGTTCTTTAGAAAAGCATCATCATCGGTCTATGGATAAAGGAAGTTCTGGTGGTAAAAAAGTGAAAATTAAGCAAAAGAAATTGCCTTTAAGTCAATGTAATGCCAGGGATCAGGGAGAATCCAAAGAGGCTCCGAGCTTTGTGGATCATTCAGTGACTGAGGAATCTGAGTTGGATCATGTAGAAAGACACTCATCATTCAACAATGCAAAACAGTCTGATGATGGGCAGTTCTCGATGATAATTACATCAACATGGAAATGCAAGAAGCTCAAGATGTCGCAGTGTTCTTCTGATAGCAAGATCTTGCATGCTCTATGTTCAAATCCTTCACCTACTAAGCCCTCTGGTATGGTTAAAGTTGATTAG